One Phocoena sinus isolate mPhoSin1 chromosome 14, mPhoSin1.pri, whole genome shotgun sequence genomic region harbors:
- the DSG3 gene encoding LOW QUALITY PROTEIN: desmoglein-3 (The sequence of the model RefSeq protein was modified relative to this genomic sequence to represent the inferred CDS: substituted 1 base at 1 genomic stop codon) produces the protein MAWLLFRTTGALAILMVVLFVHGELRIETKGQHGEYETAVQGKRRYKREWMKFARPCREEEDNSKRNPIATISSDFQAAQNITYHISGIGVDQPPLGIFIIDKNTGEINITAIVDREVTPSFHITCRALSALGQEVEKPLILTVKILDINDNAPVFSQSMVTAEIEENSASNSLVMILNATDADEPNNLNSIIAFKIISQEPAGTPMFLISRHTGEVHTLTSSLDREQVSKYHLVVSGTDKDGEGLVAQCECSIKVKDVNDNIPSFTESQYSASIEENTLSSDLLRFQVTDLDEEFTDNWLAEYFFTSGNDGNWFEIQTDSTTNEGILKVVKSLDYEKLQSLQLGIAVRNKAEFHKSIISKYTVQSTSLIIQVINMKEGIVFSPPSKTFIVQKGISGENLINYIVGSYQAIDEDTGKAALFVKYTLRRNNDGLLTIDSNTAQIKFVKNTFRDVVVIVNKTITAEVLATNENTGETATGTIYVQLPGFNENCPKIVLEKKTACSSSLSVVVKAILLDNDKYTGSYTFSQDKQTTKVPEWKITKLDDTSATLKSTEPVSPGVYSISLVVKDSEGIWCKTPENLTLEVCQCDDNNICRTSSPTRAPEPPIKEKPGRLGPAAIGLLFLGLLLLLLAPLLLLTCYFGTGPIGGVTAGFMPVPDGSEGTIRPWGIEGAQPEDKEIANIYVPPITANGVDFMENSEVFTNTYTGGMVMEGASGMEVTTRLGAAAGSGAAAEFGAAAGLSNCSAGQSGTMRTRHSMEGTNMDYGEGAINMNFLDSYFSQKAFACAEEDDGQEANDCLLIYDNEGTGAPGSPIGSLGCCSFIADEFDDSCLDSLSSKFKKLAEISLGMDDEAKNSQPPTKESGSGIESCGQSVQVQQSESVRYQILPGSQGASALSASGSVLQPAVSIPDPLQHGSYLVIETSSAAGSYVQPSTAVFDPLLTXNVIVTERVICPISSVPGNLHGLAELQGSGHKICTEDPCSLLM, from the exons ACAAAAGGACAACATGGAGAATATGAGACAGCGGTACAAGGCAAAAGGAGATACAAACGTGAATGGATGAAATTTGCAAGACCCTgcagagaagaagaagacaacTCAAAAAGAAATCCAATTGCCACA ATTTCTTCAGACTTCCAAGCAGCCCAGAATATTACCTACCACATTTCTGGAATAGGAGTGGATCAGCCCCCTTTGGGAATCTTCATTATTGACAAAAACACtggagaaattaacataacaGCCATAGTTGATCGTGAGGTAACCCCAAGCTTCCAC ATTACCTGTCGTGCTCTCAGTGCCCTGGGACAAGAGGTAGAGAAACCACTTATACTAACAGTCAAAATTTTAGATATAAATGACAATGCTCCAGTGTTCTCACAAAGTATGGTCACGGCTGAAATTGAAGAAAATAGTGCTTCGA ACTCACTGGTGATGATCCTAAATGCCACAGATGCAGATGAACCAAACAACTTGAACTCTATAATTGCCTTCAAAATTATCTCTCAGGAACCTGCAGGCACACCCATGTTCCTCATAAGCAGACACACCGGGGAAGTCCACACTTTGACCAGTTCACTTGATCGAGAG CAAGTTAGCAAGTATCATCTGGTTGTGAGTGGTACAGACAAAGATGGAGAAGGACTTGTAGCACAATGTGAATGTAGCATTAAAGTGAAAGATGTCAACGATAATATCCCAAGCTTCACAGAATCGCAG tattcaGCAAGTATCGAGGAAAACACTTTAAGTTCTGACTTGCTTCGATTTCAAGTAACAGATTTGGATGAAGAGTTTACAGATAATTGGCTTGCAGAGTATTTCTTTACCTCTGGAAATGATGGGAACTGGTTTGAAATACAAACTGATTCCACAACTAATGAAGGCATCTTGAAGGTTGTTAAG tCTCTAGATTATGAAAAACTACAAAGTTTGCAACTTGGTATCGCCGTCAGAAACAAAGCTGAATTTCACAAATCAATTATCTCTAAATATACAGTCCAGTCAACCTCACTCATAATCCAAGTAATAAATATGAAGGAAGGAATTGTATTCAGTCCTCCTTCCAAGACATTTATTGTCCAAAAAGGCATAAGCGGTGAAAACCTGATCAATTATATCGTGGGATCATATCAAGCCATTGATGAAGACACTGGCAAAGCTGCCTTATTTGTCaa ATACACCTTGAGACGTAATAATGATGGTTTGCTAACTATTGATTCAAACACTGCTCAAATCAAATTTGTCAAAAATACTTTTCGGGATGTTGTTGTCATAGTTAACAAGACAATCACAGCTGAGGTTCTGGCCACAAATg AAAATACAGGTGAAACTGCTACAGGCACCATATATGTCCAACTACCTGGTTTTAATGAAAACTGTCCAAAAATTgtcctggaaaagaaaacagcctGTAGTTCATCACTCTCCGTGGTTGTCAAAGCTATATTACTGGACAACGATAAATATACTGGCTCCTACACATTTTCACAGGACAAGCAAACTACAAAAGTGCCAGAGTGGAAGATCACAAAACTTGATG ACACCTCTGCAACCCTAAAAAGCACGGAGCCGGTATCTCCCGGGGTGTACAGCATCTCCCTGGTCGTCAAGGACAGCGAGGGCATATGGTGTAAGACCCCGGAGAACTTGACTCTGGAAGTCTGTCAGTGTGATGACAATAACATCTGTAGAACTTCGAGCCCGACCAGAGCCCCTGAGCCCCCTATTAAAGAGAAGCCTGGGAGGCTGGGGCCTGCCGCCATCGGCCTACTGTTCCTCGGtcttctgctgctgctgt TGGCCCCCCTTCTGCTGCTGACCTGTTACTTTGGGACCGGTCCTATCGGGGGAGTGACGGCTGGATTCATGCCAGTGCCTGATGGTTCAGAAGGAACAATTCGTCCGTGGGGAATTGAAGGAGCCCAACCTGAAGACAAA GAAATCGCAAATATCTATGTGCCACCTATAACTGCCAATGGAGTTGATTTCATGGAAAATTCTG aAGTTTTTACAAATACATACACTGGAGGGATGGTGATGGAAGGAGCTTCGGGAATGGAAGTGACCACCAGGCTTGGAGCAGCTGCAGGATCTGGAGCCGCTGCAGAATTCGGAGCAGCCGCTGGACTTAGCAACTGTTCCGCAGGACAGTCCGGAACAATGAGAACAAGGCATTCCATGGAAGGAACCAACATGGACTATGGTGAAGGGGCAATAAACATGAACTTCCTAGACTCCTACTTTTCTCAG AAAGCATTTGCCTGTGCCGAGGAAGACGATGGCCAGGAAGCAAACGATTGCTTGCTGATCTATGATAACGAAGGAACAGGTGCCCCTGGTTCTCCCATCGGCTCCCTGGGTTGTTGCAGTTTTATTGCTGATGAGTTTGATGACAGCTGCTTGGACTCACTCAGttccaaatttaaaaaactcGCAGAGATAAGCCTTGGGATGGATGATGAAGCCAAAAACTCTCAGCCACCCACCAAAGAGAGTGGTTCTGGGATTGAATCCTGTGGCCAATCCGTACAAGTCCAGCAGTCAGAATCTGTTAGGTACCAGATTTTGCCAGGCAGCCAGGGAGCATCTGCTTTGTCTGCTTCTGGCTCTGTCCTCCAGCCAGCCGTTTCCATCCCTGACCCTTTGCAGCATGGTAGCTATTTGGTAATAGAGACTAGCTCAGCTGCTGGTTCCTACGTGCAGCCTTCCACTGCAGTCTTTGATCCACTTCTCACATAAAATGTAATAGTGACGGAAAGAGTGATTTGTCCCATTTCCAGTGTTCCTGGCAACCTACATGGTCTGGCAGAGCTACAAGGGTCAGGTCATAAAATCTGTACAGAAGATCCTTGTTCCCTTCTGATGTGA